A single genomic interval of Spinacia oleracea cultivar Varoflay chromosome 6, BTI_SOV_V1, whole genome shotgun sequence harbors:
- the LOC110785341 gene encoding protein RRP6-like 2, with protein MNMDIDPLQSETTDAVKQKSESLIALSNGTISSSISKISGSSRVFPSEKDFHFYYNFDEFKGPIDEIGAKSQSMLQQINSAKQLWGGKEMEFPQDVDDEAYDWLVNVNDEVIEKFDVSVDEFSRLRKAEEEGARAKPMIDENGFQLVCGKKKKGLGIGGTREKEETVLSPTVRVVERDKKTEGPKQKIPFHISTIRRPQEEYNILVNNSNTPFQHVWLEKSEDDSKFIHPLEKLSVQDFVDCDVESVEPMKPPPLESTPFKMVEEVKDLKELAAKLRSANEIAVDLEHNQYRSFQGLTCLMQISTRTEDFVVDTLKLRIHIGPYLREIFKDPSKKKVMHGADRDIAWLQRDFGIYVCNLFDTGQASRVLQMERFSLEHLLQHFCGVTANKQYQNADWRLRPLPREMVRYAREDTHYLLYIYDLMRIRLLSESPDPENSKALISEVYTRSYDLCMQLYEKELLTETSYLYIYGVQAANLNAQQLSIAAGLCEWRDAIARAEDESTGYILPNKVLLEIAKQMPLTTSKLRHLVKSKHPYVERNLGSVVNIIRHSVQNSSSFEAVVQQLKEARIQMAPELNNAGTDISEPSEAQTASDNNIEGSDGSHYKHAPVHVQLKDEGLKLTGHDPNLSKDRCGVLVKDIRQNGIMTKDTNGSVTLESQREQLAFSSQKNVAETTVQLLKKPGRAFGALLGNSASKKKIDLKKDEDKLEQIKSSVNLPFYSFSSSEQELKQASNQSSEANRISNAQIIGDPSYEPDLGSISEDVILLDGDQQSIQASEESNRTTEVTPSDEHPVASGSNTKLNDIILLDSDSSDDEEPADSLGQDQNHDGRNDDQVAYQPEVVVLDEDEDEDEDEDNEPISLSDLSSSFQKCLQPVNENQGSSKQEHMSEETGSLQFKPFDYEAARKEVKFGEAAKKEAKTGDNNNRFGKKKSAASGRSSNDEDLLPQGKRRQAFPASGNRSSTFKAP; from the exons ATGAACATGGACATTGATCCTTTGCAGTCGGAGACCACTGACGCAGTGAAGCAGAAATCGGAGTCTTTAATAGCCCTGTCGAACGGTACAATTTCTTCGTCGATTTCGAAAATTTCAGGCTCGTCTAGGGTTTTTCCGTCGGAGAAGGACTTCCACTTCTACTACAATTTCGACGAGTTTAAAGGTCCAATTGATGAAATTGGTGCGAAGTCTCAGTCGATGCTTCAGCAAATTAATTCGGCGAAGCAGTTGTGGGGTGGGAAAGAGATGGAGTTTCCCCAAGATGTTGATGATGAAGCTTATGATTGGCTTGTGAATGTTAATGATGAAGTAATTGAGAAGTTTGATGTGTCTGTGGACGAATTTTCGAGGTTGCGAAAAGCTGAAGAAGAAGGGGCTAGGGCTAAACCTATGATTGATGAGAATGGGTTTCAGTTGGTTTGTGGGAAGAAGAAAAAGGGTCTTGGTATTGGTGGAACGAGGGAGAAAGAAGAAACTGTGCTATCCCCGACGGTGCGAGTAGTGGAGAGAGATAAGAAGACGGAAGGACCGAAGCAGAAGATCCCATTTCATATATCGACGATCAGGAGGCCACAGGAGGAGTACAACATATTGGTTAATAACTCGAATACGCCATTCCAGCACGTCTGGCTTGAGAAGAGTGAGGACGACTCAAAGTTCATTCACCCACTG GAAAAGCTATCAGTTCAGGACTTCGTGGATTGTGATGTTGAGAGTGTTGAGCCAATGAAGCCGCCACCACTGGAATCTACTCCATTTAAAATGGTAGAAGAAGTTAAGGATTTAAAGGAGTTAGCTGCTAAACTACGGAGTGCAAATGAAATTGCT GTTGATTTGGAGCACAATCAGTACCGGTCTTTTCAAGGGCTAACTTGCTTAATGCAAATATCTACCAGAACTGAAGATTTTGTTGTTGACACTTTGAAATTGAGAATTCATATTGGTCCATATCTGAGGGAAATCTTCAAGGATCCTTCAAAGAAAAAG GTTATGCATGGAGCAGACAGGGATATTGCATGGCTTCAGAGAGACTTTGGCATTTACGTATGCAATTTATTTGACACAGGACAG GCTTCAAGAGTGTTGCAAATGGAGAGATTTAGTCTGGAACATCTTCTTCAGCATTTTTGCGGAGTTACTGCAAATAAACA ATACCAGAATGCTGATTGGAGGTTGCGTCCACTTCCTCGTGAGATGGTTAG GTATGCCAGAGAAGACACCCACtacttattatatatatatgatcTAATGAGAATCAGGCTGCTTTCAGAAAGTCCTGATCCTGAAAACTCTAAAGCGCTTATTTCAGAG GTTTACACGCGCAGTTACGACCTATGCATGCAACTTTATGAGAAGGAGCTGTTAACAGAAACTTCATATCTTTACATATACGG TGTGCAGGCAGCTAATCTAAATGCTCAGCAGCTCTCCATTGCCGCC GGTCTTTGTGAGTGGAGGGATGCCATTGCCCGGGCAGAGGATGAAAGCACTGGTTATATATTGCCTAATAAAGTACTCTTGGAAATAG CCAAGCAGATGCCTTTGACTACTAGCAAATTACGACATTTGGTTAAATCTAAGCACCCTTATGTGGAGCGCAATCTTGGTTCTGTGGTCAACATCATCAGGCATTCAGTTCAGAATTCTTCTTCTTTTGAAGCAGTAGTTCAACAATTGAAAGAGGCTCGAATTCAGATG GCACCTGAATTGAATAATGCAGGAACTGACATCTCTGAGCCCTCTGAGGCTCAGACTGCAAGTGACAATAACATTGAAGGTTCTGATGGTAGCCATTATAAACATGCACCAGTTCATGTGCAGTTGAAAGATGAAGGTTTGAAGCTCACTGGCCATGATCCAAACCTAAGCAAGGATAGATGTGGGGTGTTGGTAAAAGATATTCGCCAGAACGGGATTATGACAAAGGACACTAATGGTAGTGTTACTCTCGAGTCTCAGAGAGAACAGCTGGCTTTTTCTAGTCAGAAAAAT gTCGCTGAAACTACTGTCCAGCTGTTAAAGAAGCCGGGTCGTGCTTTCGGGGCACTTCTTGGAAATTCTGCCTCCAAAAAGAAAATTGATCTTAAAAAG GATGAGGACAAATTGGAGCAGATTAAGTCGTCTGTCAATCTTCCGTTCTACTCATTTTCTTCTAGCGAACAAGAGTTGAAACAAGCCAGTAACCAATCTTCAGAGGCAAACAGAATATCTAATGCTCAGATTATTGGGGACCCCTCATATGAACCAGATTTGGGCAGCATATCAGAAGAtgtaatattgttggatggtgATCAACAGTCGATCCAGGCATCTgaagaatcaaatagaactacCGAAGTTACACCCTCTGACGAGCACCCTGTTGCATCAGGGTCAAACACCAAGTTAAATGATATTATATTGCTGGATAGTGATTCCAGTGATGATGAAGAACCAGCTGATAGTTTAGGTCAAGATCAAAATCATGATGGCAGAAATGATGATCAAGTAGCTTATCAACCAGAGGTGGTGGTTCTGGATGAGGATGAGGACGAGGATGAAGATGAGGATAATGAGCCAATTTCTCTTTCAGATTTATCCTCCAGTTTTCAGAAATGTTTGCAACCCGTAAATGAGAACCAAGGTAGCAGCAAACAAGAACACATGTCTGAAGAAACAGGTAGCTTGCAGTTTAAGCCATTTGATTATGAAGCTGCTAGGAAAGAGGTGAAGTTTGGGGAAGCTGCAAAGAAAGAAGCGAAAACTGGTGATAATAATAATCGCTTTGGGAAGAAAAAAAGCGCTGCTAGTGGTAGAAGCAGTAACGATGAAGACTTGCTTCCCCAAGGTAAAAGACGTCAAGCTTTCCCGGCTAGTGGGAATCGCAGTTCAACATTTAAGGCTCCTTAA